A genomic segment from Leptolyngbya boryana PCC 6306 encodes:
- a CDS encoding murein hydrolase activator EnvC family protein, giving the protein MLAIAQFFALMKRVWLIWFCASLLYLSLTLPAFAQEVDQLKQKQQQVDQQRELVQKEREKVQRQERLAQKDLTGIRRNIQVTTSQIKATEANLMNANQVLKNLEKDLAATERTYQQRQSSTVSRLRFLQRQQGSNGWAVLLQSQDLNDFLDRRFRLKQIYKNDRKTLTDLKIEAAKVDRQRQQVEQQKNNIALIAQQLMAQKAQFEQQAEYQKEIVERLRTNRRALEAAEAQLEKDSKSIGELIQKRIAEERARNGIVILGTGQFNLPSAGPITSGFGYRMHPILGYQRFHAGIDFGADYGSPIMAADRGVVIFAGWYGGYGNSVILDHGNGITTMYAHAQELYVSEGQTVERGKAIAATGSTGLSTGPHLHFEVRKDGEPVDPAGYL; this is encoded by the coding sequence ATGCTGGCGATCGCACAATTTTTCGCGTTGATGAAACGAGTTTGGCTAATTTGGTTCTGCGCGAGTTTGCTTTATCTGAGTTTGACGTTGCCTGCCTTTGCTCAAGAAGTCGATCAACTCAAACAGAAGCAGCAGCAAGTTGATCAACAGCGAGAACTCGTACAGAAAGAGCGAGAAAAAGTGCAACGCCAAGAACGATTAGCACAAAAAGATCTCACCGGAATTCGACGTAATATCCAGGTAACGACTAGCCAGATCAAGGCAACTGAAGCAAACTTGATGAATGCTAATCAAGTCTTGAAGAATTTGGAGAAAGATTTAGCCGCAACCGAGAGAACTTATCAGCAACGGCAATCTTCCACCGTTTCTCGTCTGAGATTTTTGCAACGTCAGCAGGGCAGTAATGGCTGGGCAGTTTTATTACAAAGTCAAGACTTGAATGATTTTCTCGATCGACGGTTCCGGCTCAAACAGATCTATAAAAACGATCGTAAAACGCTAACAGACTTAAAAATAGAAGCGGCGAAAGTCGATCGCCAACGGCAGCAAGTTGAACAGCAAAAGAATAATATTGCCCTGATTGCTCAACAGTTAATGGCACAGAAGGCGCAATTTGAGCAGCAGGCAGAGTATCAGAAAGAAATTGTCGAGCGTCTCAGAACCAATCGTCGGGCATTAGAAGCCGCAGAAGCACAATTAGAGAAAGATTCCAAAAGCATTGGCGAATTGATTCAAAAGCGGATTGCGGAAGAACGTGCTCGCAACGGAATTGTGATTTTGGGAACGGGTCAATTCAACTTACCGAGTGCAGGCCCGATCACCAGTGGATTCGGATATCGAATGCACCCAATTTTGGGATATCAGCGATTCCATGCTGGAATCGATTTTGGGGCAGATTACGGTAGCCCGATTATGGCAGCCGATCGAGGCGTTGTCATTTTTGCCGGATGGTATGGCGGATATGGAAATTCGGTCATTCTGGATCATGGGAATGGAATCACAACGATGTATGCTCACGCGCAGGAATTGTATGTGAGTGAAGGGCAAACGGTGGAGCGAGGAAAAGCGATCGCGGCGACAGGTTCGACCGGATTATCCACAGGACCACATTTACACTTTGAAGTCAGGAAAGACGGTGAGCCTGTTGATCCTGCTGGATATTTGTAG
- a CDS encoding cistern family PEP-CTERM protein, with protein MSKPLSPNKLLIYSGILSLSLLSIANPAFANNGRSQSTTTTTTTVVGPTQTATPATSSFTVGLADLGKIFRVNFDGNVGTQAVAGLSSFVDFTFKGFETVAGNTIAKFQAVLDDTSSGGITSRVTGLGFNTSSTLLSSSASGLFDKAHLNGAFPNQFGNVNVCFNAGNTCQGGGNGGIATAGGTGTFDFSLTLAGAVNSLTLNNLGVRYQSIAGTSLGSSGTGRATSVTVTNPPTTPPTNPPTTPPTTPPTTPPTTPPTTPPTTPPTTPPTTPPTTPPTTPPTTPPTTPPTTPPTTPPTTPPTTPPTTPPTTPPTTPPTTPPTTPPTTPPVTPPVTPPVTPPVTPPVTPPIFDTPIDGTKPNDPTPPVTPPAPPTPPKPPTPKPTKVPEPGTIAALALVSAIAVRYRKQRDTEAEI; from the coding sequence ATGTCAAAACCCTTGTCACCTAATAAGCTGCTAATCTACTCAGGGATTCTGAGTTTAAGCTTACTCTCTATTGCGAACCCAGCATTTGCGAATAATGGCAGATCGCAATCTACTACCACGACGACCACGACTGTTGTAGGTCCTACCCAAACGGCAACTCCAGCAACCAGTTCTTTTACAGTTGGACTGGCAGATTTAGGTAAGATCTTCCGCGTTAACTTTGATGGGAACGTTGGCACTCAAGCTGTTGCAGGGTTGTCTTCATTTGTTGACTTCACTTTCAAAGGATTTGAGACTGTTGCTGGAAACACGATCGCGAAGTTTCAAGCGGTGTTGGACGACACTTCTAGCGGTGGCATTACCTCTCGTGTAACGGGATTAGGCTTCAACACAAGCTCGACGCTTCTGAGTTCAAGCGCGAGCGGTTTGTTTGATAAGGCACATTTGAATGGTGCATTTCCAAATCAGTTTGGCAATGTAAATGTTTGCTTCAACGCTGGAAACACTTGCCAAGGGGGCGGAAATGGCGGTATCGCCACGGCTGGGGGTACTGGAACGTTTGACTTCTCACTCACACTGGCGGGTGCAGTCAATAGCCTCACACTCAATAATCTTGGAGTTCGTTACCAGAGCATTGCGGGTACATCATTAGGCTCAAGCGGTACGGGTCGTGCGACTTCCGTCACTGTGACTAATCCTCCGACTACTCCACCAACTAATCCTCCGACCACTCCACCGACTACTCCACCAACCACCCCACCGACTACTCCACCAACCACCCCACCGACCACTCCACCAACCACCCCACCGACCACTCCACCGACCACTCCACCAACCACTCCACCGACCACTCCACCAACCACCCCACCGACCACTCCACCGACCACTCCACCGACCACTCCACCAACCACCCCACCGACCACTCCACCGACCACTCCACCAACCACCCCACCGACCACTCCACCGACTACCCCACCAACCACTCCCCCAGTTACTCCTCCGGTGACTCCCCCAGTTACTCCTCCGGTGACTCCTCCAGTTACTCCTCCAATATTCGACACGCCGATCGATGGAACAAAACCCAACGATCCGACCCCACCGGTTACTCCTCCGGCACCTCCAACTCCTCCAAAACCGCCCACACCTAAACCTACGAAAGTACCTGAACCTGGCACGATCGCAGCATTAGCGTTAGTGAGCGCGATCGCAGTGCGTTACCGCAAACAACGCGATACCGAAGCGGAAATCTAA
- a CDS encoding sucrose synthase, with protein sequence MSELIQAVLKSEERSNFRQFASLLRSADKKYLLRNEILQLFNEKSEQFSDSPNLQKLIRYVQEIILENDFFCLIIRPRIAKQEAYRILEDLTVEPMSVQELLDLRDRFVNHYHPQEGDVYEIDFAPFYDYSPVLRDPKNIGKGVEYLNRFLSSQLFQDEKKGQVSLYQFLQLHRYNGLQLLINERIRSTEELSDRVKQALGIVSDRDPNDPYQTFRFELQDLGFEPGWGNTAARVRETLEILDQLIDSPDHQTLDAFISRIPMIFRVALISPHGWFGQEGVLGRPDTGGQVVYILDQVKSLEKQLQEDLELAGLAILGVQPKVIVLTRLIPNSDGTLCNQRLEKIYGTTDAWILRVPFREFNPHLTQNWISRFEIWPYLETFAIDAERELRAEFQGRPDLIIGNYSDGNLVAFLLARRLKVTHCIIAHALEKSKYLFSNLYWQDLEDKYHFSLQFTADLIAMNAANFIISSTYQEIVGTPESVGQYESYKSFTMPDLYHVVDGIELFSPKFNVVPPGVNEAVFFPFTRTEDRLLNDRERLENLLFYDDDPEQIYGKLDNPDKRPLFSMARLDRIKNLTGLAETYGQSESLQERCNLILIAGKLRTDDSTDHEEISEIEKLYEIIDRYQLKGKIRWLGVRLPKIDTGEVYRVIADREGIFVQPALFEAFGLTILEAMVTGLPMFATRFGGPLEIIQNKVNGFYINPTNYEETAEVILEFLDQCDRDPHYWSQISQRGIERVYSTYTWKIHTTRLLSLAKIYGFWNYTSQDHREDMMRYIESLFYLLYRPRAQGLLAEQLQRS encoded by the coding sequence ATGTCAGAGTTAATTCAAGCTGTTCTCAAGAGTGAGGAACGATCGAATTTTCGTCAATTTGCGAGCTTATTAAGATCGGCTGATAAAAAGTATTTACTTAGAAATGAAATTCTTCAACTCTTTAATGAAAAGTCAGAGCAATTTTCCGATTCACCAAATCTACAAAAATTAATCCGATATGTTCAAGAAATCATTTTAGAAAACGACTTTTTTTGTCTAATCATCCGTCCGAGAATTGCAAAGCAGGAGGCGTACCGAATCCTTGAGGATTTGACAGTAGAACCGATGAGTGTTCAAGAATTGCTAGATTTACGCGATCGCTTTGTCAACCACTATCATCCCCAAGAAGGGGATGTATACGAAATTGATTTTGCGCCCTTCTATGACTATTCGCCTGTATTGCGTGATCCAAAAAACATTGGAAAAGGTGTTGAATATCTCAACCGTTTTCTATCTAGCCAATTATTTCAAGATGAGAAAAAGGGGCAAGTTTCGTTATATCAATTTCTACAGTTACATCGATATAACGGGCTTCAATTGTTGATTAATGAGCGGATTCGCTCCACCGAAGAATTAAGCGATCGCGTGAAGCAAGCCTTAGGAATTGTCAGCGATCGTGATCCAAATGATCCTTATCAAACCTTTCGATTTGAATTACAAGATTTAGGATTTGAACCAGGTTGGGGTAACACAGCGGCAAGGGTTCGAGAAACGTTAGAAATTTTAGATCAATTAATTGATTCACCTGATCACCAAACTTTAGATGCTTTTATCTCGCGAATTCCAATGATCTTTAGAGTGGCATTAATTTCGCCGCATGGATGGTTTGGACAAGAAGGAGTTTTAGGCAGACCTGATACGGGCGGGCAAGTCGTCTACATTCTAGATCAGGTTAAAAGCTTGGAAAAACAGTTGCAAGAGGATCTTGAACTTGCAGGTTTAGCTATCTTGGGTGTGCAGCCGAAAGTCATCGTTTTAACGCGATTGATTCCAAATAGTGATGGAACACTTTGTAATCAGAGACTTGAAAAGATTTATGGCACAACAGATGCTTGGATTTTAAGAGTTCCATTTCGAGAATTTAATCCACATTTGACACAAAATTGGATTTCTCGATTCGAGATTTGGCCGTATTTGGAAACCTTTGCAATCGATGCAGAACGTGAGCTTCGAGCGGAGTTTCAAGGCAGACCGGATTTAATTATCGGTAACTATTCTGACGGAAACCTCGTTGCTTTTTTACTAGCAAGACGACTCAAAGTAACACATTGTATTATTGCTCATGCGCTTGAGAAATCGAAATATCTTTTTAGCAATCTTTACTGGCAAGATCTAGAAGATAAATATCATTTCTCGCTGCAATTTACGGCAGATTTGATTGCAATGAATGCAGCAAACTTTATCATTAGCAGCACCTATCAAGAGATCGTTGGCACACCTGAAAGCGTTGGTCAGTACGAATCTTACAAATCTTTTACTATGCCAGATTTGTACCATGTTGTTGATGGGATTGAGTTATTTAGTCCTAAATTCAACGTTGTTCCTCCGGGTGTGAATGAAGCCGTATTCTTTCCCTTTACTCGCACAGAAGATCGACTATTAAACGATCGAGAACGGCTAGAGAATCTTCTGTTTTACGATGACGATCCTGAACAAATCTACGGCAAATTGGATAATCCAGATAAACGTCCGTTATTCTCGATGGCGAGACTTGATCGCATTAAAAATCTCACAGGACTGGCTGAGACTTATGGACAAAGTGAATCTCTGCAAGAGCGATGTAATTTGATCCTAATTGCGGGGAAACTTCGCACCGATGATTCAACCGATCACGAAGAAATTAGCGAAATCGAAAAGCTGTATGAAATTATCGATCGCTATCAGCTCAAGGGCAAAATTCGCTGGCTTGGTGTGCGTCTGCCCAAAATTGACACGGGAGAGGTGTATCGAGTCATTGCTGATCGAGAAGGAATTTTTGTGCAGCCTGCTTTATTTGAGGCATTTGGCTTGACGATTCTTGAAGCGATGGTGACTGGACTGCCCATGTTTGCAACTCGATTTGGAGGTCCACTTGAAATTATTCAGAACAAAGTGAATGGATTTTATATCAATCCAACCAATTACGAAGAAACAGCAGAAGTAATTTTAGAGTTTCTAGACCAGTGCGATCGCGATCCGCACTATTGGAGCCAGATTTCGCAGCGGGGAATCGAGCGAGTCTACAGTACTTACACTTGGAAAATTCATACAACGCGGCTGCTCTCACTTGCCAAAATTTATGGCTTCTGGAATTACACTTCGCAGGATCATCGCGAAGATATGATGCGATACATTGAATCGCTGTTCTATCTGCTCTATCGCCCTAGAGCGCAAGGATTGTTAGCCGAACAACTCCAGCGATCGTAA